Proteins co-encoded in one Streptomyces roseochromogenus subsp. oscitans DS 12.976 genomic window:
- a CDS encoding FUSC family protein — protein MWDRLAASDPGLLRLTAGLRTVVAIALTLTVLAALRVPVSQLVAGAMAAMVSTFAIREKQRSQQAVTLALGLPVALASVSLGALLNQRVVVGDLFFVALIFCAVYGRRFGDRGTALGLIGFQVYFLSLFVHATTATLPALYGVLCVAFACSAAARFVLLPQTPAGTLDRLRRAFRARLAQLIAVQAELLDAGPDDVEKVLEDLRTATARLHETALMIQGRLEDGTSDVTVARLLQRRIADAEIASERLGLLLLTARSAERTDTLTLHLPGAPLPLGGELPVRDDAAEALRRDLQALRVLMLRPLGEARGTALAQVRNRLLGYREEENLPKASPAVQDVFRGLGEAARAALGLRLALDGPQDESDDSPATARSREELDAEDAAIEAGEEAEEPEPTGLSRPTTRAAVQVAVGSALAIAGGELLSSQRWYWAVLTCWIVFINTASTGEILVKGYRRLLGTVLGVVAGIGLAVLVGHHTWTAFALVLVFIFAMFYTAPLSYTLMSFFVTAMLGLLYTLLNTYSLSVLVLRVEETALGAACGVIAAAVVLPIHTDRRTNELLVEVLNRLAEVTRAAVDQLSGGAGADLVEEARDLDQALADLRTATEPLTHPIAPLRARRDTARYVVALLETCAYHGRSLAATAELLPTHPSIAADPRLRGACARIVHNIEAISAHVADPRATAEIETGPSIASMLEPGTLRTPRYGRVTDRVLRHLQRLDEAVSGLARPLGITTGADRPKK, from the coding sequence GCTCAGGCTCACCGCCGGTCTGCGCACGGTCGTCGCGATCGCGCTGACCCTGACCGTCCTGGCCGCTCTGCGGGTGCCGGTGTCCCAGCTGGTCGCCGGTGCCATGGCGGCGATGGTGTCGACCTTCGCGATCCGCGAGAAGCAGCGCTCCCAGCAGGCCGTGACGCTCGCGCTCGGCCTGCCGGTGGCCCTGGCCTCGGTGTCGTTGGGCGCGCTGCTGAACCAACGGGTCGTCGTCGGTGACCTGTTCTTCGTCGCCCTCATCTTCTGCGCGGTCTACGGCCGCCGGTTCGGCGACCGCGGCACGGCGCTCGGCCTGATCGGTTTTCAGGTCTACTTCCTCTCCCTGTTCGTGCACGCGACGACCGCCACGCTGCCCGCGCTGTACGGCGTCCTCTGCGTGGCGTTCGCCTGCAGTGCCGCCGCGCGCTTCGTGCTGCTGCCGCAGACCCCGGCCGGCACCCTGGACCGGCTGCGGCGGGCGTTCCGCGCCCGGCTCGCCCAGCTGATCGCCGTCCAGGCCGAGTTGCTGGACGCCGGCCCGGACGACGTGGAGAAGGTCCTGGAGGATCTGCGCACGGCCACCGCGCGGCTGCACGAGACGGCGCTGATGATCCAGGGGCGCCTTGAGGACGGCACCTCCGACGTGACCGTCGCCCGGCTGCTGCAGCGCCGGATCGCCGACGCCGAGATCGCCTCCGAACGGCTCGGCCTGCTCCTGCTCACCGCGCGCAGCGCCGAGCGGACCGACACCCTGACCCTGCATCTGCCGGGCGCCCCGCTGCCCTTGGGCGGTGAGCTGCCGGTGCGGGACGACGCGGCGGAGGCGCTGCGCCGGGATCTGCAGGCGCTGCGGGTGCTGATGCTGCGGCCGCTCGGCGAGGCCCGCGGCACTGCGCTCGCGCAGGTGCGCAACCGGCTGCTCGGCTACCGCGAGGAGGAGAACCTGCCCAAGGCCTCTCCTGCTGTGCAGGACGTCTTCCGTGGGCTCGGCGAGGCCGCCCGTGCCGCCCTGGGGCTGCGGCTGGCACTGGACGGGCCGCAGGACGAGTCGGACGACAGCCCGGCCACGGCCCGCTCGCGTGAGGAGCTGGACGCGGAGGACGCCGCGATCGAGGCGGGTGAGGAGGCGGAGGAGCCGGAGCCGACCGGCCTCAGCCGTCCCACGACACGGGCCGCGGTGCAGGTGGCCGTCGGCTCCGCGCTGGCCATCGCCGGCGGCGAGCTGCTGTCCAGTCAGCGCTGGTACTGGGCGGTGCTGACCTGCTGGATCGTGTTCATCAACACCGCTTCCACCGGCGAGATCCTGGTGAAGGGCTACCGGCGGCTGCTGGGCACGGTGCTCGGCGTGGTGGCCGGCATCGGGCTCGCCGTACTGGTCGGGCACCACACGTGGACGGCGTTCGCGCTGGTGCTCGTGTTCATCTTCGCGATGTTCTACACCGCGCCCCTGTCGTACACGCTGATGTCGTTCTTCGTCACGGCGATGCTGGGACTGCTGTACACGCTGCTGAACACCTACAGCCTGTCGGTGCTGGTGCTGCGGGTGGAGGAGACGGCGCTCGGCGCGGCCTGCGGGGTGATCGCGGCGGCGGTGGTGCTGCCGATCCACACCGACCGCCGTACCAACGAACTCCTCGTCGAGGTGCTGAACCGGCTCGCCGAGGTCACGCGGGCCGCCGTGGACCAGCTGAGCGGCGGGGCGGGCGCCGATCTGGTGGAGGAGGCCCGCGATCTGGACCAGGCGCTCGCCGACCTGCGCACGGCCACCGAGCCGCTGACCCATCCGATCGCCCCGCTGCGCGCCCGCCGGGACACCGCCCGGTACGTGGTGGCGCTGCTGGAGACGTGCGCCTACCACGGGCGTTCACTCGCGGCCACGGCCGAGCTGCTGCCGACGCATCCGTCAATCGCGGCGGACCCCCGGCTGCGCGGGGCGTGTGCGCGGATCGTGCACAACATCGAGGCGATCTCCGCGCATGTCGCCGACCCGCGCGCCACGGCGGAGATCGAGACAGGCCCGAGCATCGCCTCGATGCTGGAGCCGGGAACGCTGCGTACCCCGCGCTACGGCCGGGTCACCGACCGGGTGCTGCGCCATCTGCAGCGGCTGGACGAGGCGGTCTCGGGCCTGGCCCGGCCGCTGGGCATCACCACCGGGGCGGACCGGCCGAAGAAGTGA